TATAAACTCACCAAGATGTTATTTCACACTGGCGTACAAGACATCTTTAATGATTGTAGTACAACGTTACTACTTAATATGATATTGTTGCAGCCTGATATACACATCACCAAGAAGCTTGCtcttttcaagaagtttGTAGATCTCACATCTTGTGATAAGACCAAATGTTTTGAAGATACCATAGTGATCCTAGTTCGTCTCTTGAACTACACTCAATGTAAAGAAGACCTAATACCCTATATGCTTGAATCCGGAATTCCTATTACTAAAAACGCAATGCGCATCTACGATTCAAAGGTCTGCACTGACATAATATCCAAGGCTAATATAGTTGGTTAATATCACTTCTATAATGTTCATTAATGATCGGCCTCCGTCTTCGATGCCCGAGCACAAACTGATAATATGGATGTATAACACGGGTCTACAACTTTTGAGGCTTGTAACGATAACAAGTTTTCACCGGTCTACAATTGGATAGATACAGAACAATTCGTCTTTTGGAGGTTAAAAGGAGTTTTAAAGGAACAATTGGATCTCACAGGTGTTTGTCTGAAGGAAACATTTATTACTAATGAGCACTGACGCACccatcaacttcttcaaggGTCATCCATCTTTCCGACTATTACCTGGCAAAAATATCGCCAAAACTGCAAACGACATTCTTAAGCCAGAACGActtgaatatgatgatttaAATGAAGATAGGCATCCACTTAGCTATGGTCCAAAGGAAGGTTCACTGTGGGTACGTTGTGTCATCTCTCAGTTTGTGAATAAATGCTTTAAACCTTTAATGCCCACAAAACCGGAATATATCAACTTGACAGGTGGGGCGTCTTATGGTATTATGAACATCTTGGAGCAGTGTACACTGCCTCATACAGGGTATACAAGACAAGCATTCCTTATTTCCCCAACTTATTTCTTAATAAATGAGACATTTATTGATGCCGGTTTCGGTGGTAAATTGACAGCTGTTAATGAGACACAGAATGGGCTAGACGTCGAATTTTTAGAGGCTAAGTTGGCTGAATTCGAGTACGATGCTCTTCTAAATCCGCAGCACGGTGAAGAAAGGGGCCTGAATCTGATTAACATGAGTGGGAGATCTCGAACTAAAAAAGTATATCGTTATGTTATGTATTTGGTGCCAACTTTCTCTAATCCTAGTGGGAAGACATATTCTGTATCTACAAGGTTAAAGTTAGTTGAATTGGCTAGAAAATACGACATTTTGTTAATATCAGATGACGTATATGATTTGTTGGTTTATGACCAACCTTGTGATGCTTTACCAAAATGTTTGCCGAGGTTGACGCACTTAGACAGAGCTTCATATGAATATGGGGAGAATGGGTATGGGAACACTATATCCAATGCTACATTCTCTAAAGTGATTGCACCTGGGTTAAGATGCGGTTATCAAGAATCAGTTAACATGAACTTAGTCTACCAGCTATCTCAAGGTGGTGCAAACATATCCGGTGGCTCGCCGGCTCAACTAAATAGCATGCTTATTGGAACGCTCTTTATCAACGGAGAGGCTGATGTCATTCTTGAGGATCTTCGAACTATATACAAATACCGGGCAACAGTTTTGTATGATGCAATCAAGAAATACTTACCAAAAAAGACCATATATTCTCAACAAGCTGGGGGTTATTTCTCATGGTGCACTCTACCGGAAGGTTATAATTGTCATGATATATGCGAAATATTAGAAAAGGATCACAATATTATACTTGCAAATGGCTCACATTTTGAAGTATATGGGGATGAAAGAAACTGGGGTCTCACCTCTGTTAGAATATCCATCAGTTTTCTAGAAGCCGATGATATTGCGAAAGGAGTTAAAATTTGGGGACAAGTTTGCCATGAATATGCTAATAAGCATCATCTaactttttgaataatcaaaatattgcaaAGCTTTTCaacctatatatatatagaggTTTTATATAAGGATGTTTATTTCTTAATTATGTTTTACTTAGTTGTCACATGCCTAATGGTAGTTCTTAATGTTTGTTGTTAAAATCGGGATGCGTCTACTAGTGCGAACCAAGTAGCCAAGCTGAGGCAATGGCAAAATGGaaccaaaagaaaaggatATCAATTACTCAAAGCTATTATGCAATTTAGTCACTGATGCATATTCTTTGAATGAAGTGGTTGTATCTTTCTTATATCAGTTATTCCCACGCGATCTCTTTGTTAGAGCTTTCTCCTTGCTTGAATCAGGAAAcatgtttatatatatctggAATGACGAAAAATATACCCAATTGATCCAAGCCACTGAAGTTGCTGAGAATGTTCATGGAACGAAAGCAACTGATGTTGGGATCGGAGATCCCAACAGGCAATACAGAAGTTGTGGGAATGCAGCTGACTatccagaagaagaacCAGAGGGATCGCACTCCGAGCAATTAGGTCTACAAATAGCTGCATTTTACGAAAACCGCCAACAGCTACTCTACAGGTTGATCATAAAGGAGGAGCATGAAGACGATTCTCCAATATATGTGGATTTGGACCATTGGTTCTGTTCCTGTGATGAGTTTAATGGACTCCTTCACGATGCCGCTTCATCCCCAACATTCCATTCTAAGGAGGAACTTACTAGTTCCTACACTGAGAATACAGACAACCAAGATTCATTTGCAAGGTTAGGCACACTGGACTTAACAGGCATATTTATAAAACACGAGAAATTAATGTGCTCTCATCTCTTAGCATTCGCAATCCTCCTACAAACAcatgaaaaaatattacGCTATTTCAGTAAGGGCCCCTCGACTCAAATATTCATGATAAATATATGCAGCACCGATGAATGGTTGAAGTTGCATTTAAACATTGTATGATCACGGGTATGATTACGTGTCTTGCAAAGCTGACCGAAAACTTGCCACAACTAGACAGAGAACTTTCAAGAGCGGCTGAAACGTGTAAAGAAGATACCAACCTAACCAAAATACACGTTGAATATACGTATACGGTCTTACAACAATAACACGCATCATAATGCAGCAATCTAATTTCAAACCACTCTTGTGATGTTCAAAGGCAGCTAGCCAATGTGATGTCACTTTAAACGTTGATGAATAAGAATTTTCGAAACACTTTTGGGATTTAAGTTGCTTGACTAAACCAATGATAACTTTTGAAAGCATACAGTTTTATCTATATTGGCATTGGGGTTTATCAGATTTACTGTACACGAGCGATATCTAGTAATTGCTGATTTGACATCTTATTTCATACGCTTCATTCTTTATTGTAATTATGCCAGATTCGAAAGAAAACCAAGGAAGTTATTCTATGTATCCACCATCTCCAGTACCTCCAGCAGCCCAAATACCACCAGgagctgcagctgcagctgctaACTCATATATTTACACAAATCCGTACCATTCTCAATATAACTATGGTTACCCACTCGGAATAGAAATTTATCCTTCCCAAACGATGCAATATATGGGGTATCATCAGCCAGCAATGGCTTATGGTAGTTATGGTGGGCCAGCACAAGGTGCAGTTccaatgaagaagaagttttacAGCAATAATACCAACTATAAGAAGGACAACCAATCTAATGGCAATGTAGGTGCTGGTTCTATGATGCTTAATGGGGTAAACCACAGCAATGGGAATAACAACGTTGCTAATATGGATTCTAATAAACCAGTGCAGGTAACCATTAAAAACTTGTTCAAGTTTGAACTGGGCAATAGCAACAGTGTTCGTATAGATGGCTTAAAAATCGAATATCCTATGTATGTGAACACTACTGCTGAGGAATTCGCGAAGGCTAAGGTAAAGAGGCATATATTAAGATTGGAAGCTTTGAAGGACTTGGAGAGTAAGAAGGATGTGCCTGTATCTAAAAAGGATTCTGATCAGAAGGACAGAAAGTCAAATTCAGAACAAAAATTCAGAGAGGCCGCTTCTACCgaagatgataaagttGAATCTAAAAGGCATACTGAACATGCAGAAATAAGGGATTCTAAAAATGAAGAGCAGTCTATAAGAAAGGACAGACACGATGCTGAAGTCTCGAATAGTTCTAACAGGGATCCTTCACCTAAAAAAGATGAATACAAACAATCACAGAATTTGGGTAAGAAAAAGGAGGATTCTGAGTCCAATTCTTTTACTGCATCAACTAATGTGAAAAGTGAGGACAAAAGAGGTGATGCGCCAGTTAAAACGTTAAAGCCGTGGTCCCAAATAGCTTCAAGCGCCGTTAGCAAAACTAAACCTATTTCTATAACTACATCAACGTTATcaaaaagagagaagaagTATGTTCCATCTAACATTAAAGGTTCAGAACCTGTCGGTGCGGTTGCATTAAGGATGAGCTTTGACAGGGACTACAAGAAATATGTGAATGACACTGCTccagaaacaacaaaggCTATTAACACAATTGTTCCCAGGGGTATATTGAACAAGGGTAATATCTGCTTTATGTCTTCTGTTCTACAAGTGTTGCTATTTTGCAAACCATTTATCAGCATGTTGAATGCAGTTTGCACAAGAACAGGAACAAAATCAAGTTGTTCACTTCCGCCGTTGCTAGATGCCTGTTTAGACTTCTATAAGGAATTTGATAAAGGTAATTTCGAAAAGGAAAGAGGTGAGAAACAGTCAATTTCTGGAAATAACGGGAAAGCCTCTAAAGGTGTGACTCGTTTGCCCTTAGCTGATGTAATTGATCCTGAATCATTTTACAAGAGTATCTCAAAATTGTCTATGTTCAGAGAGTTACAATGGGGCCACCAAGAAGATGCGGAGGAATTTTTAACTCATTTTCTAGATCAATTACATGAAGAGTTTGTTTCTGCTATAAACACTTTGAGCTCTAATGAAATCATGAATTTGTTGCAGAGTATATCAGATGATGAGCTAAAAACTGAGTTTATAAGATCATTGCCTAAGTATAAGAGTTCTGATTTCGTAAGGAAAATGAGCGCAGAATTAAAAACACTGATTGAAAATTACGGCAGCAATCCAGAATCTGAAAGCAATTCTAACggagatgaagatatttgCGAATGGCATGAAGTAAGTAAGAAAGGTAAAAGGGCTAAAAATGCTGTGAAAAGAACAATGGAAGTAGAGCCTTCTCCTATTATGTCCATATTTGGTGGCGAATACAGATCAGTATTAGACATTCCACAAAACAAGGAGTCGCAATCAATAACTTTGGATCCTTTCTACACATTACATTTACACATTTCAGATCCCGAAGTAAACGATCTAGAATCAGCTTTCAAGAAGTTCAGCGATTTCGAATATTTACCATATAAGGCTGATTCGGGGAATGATGTAGAAGCTAAAAAACAAGCATTTATTGATCGCTTACCTCAGGTGCTGCTTATTCAGTTGAAGagatttgaatttgttaataataattcaGAAAGAAGAGAGTTGGTTAATTATAATGCGTACAATGGGCgcattgaaaaaatttgCAAATGGATCAAGTATGACCACGACTTAACTATTCCAAAGGAAGCGCTTTCATCAATTAATGCAAAATTCTTGTTCTCTGATAATGACACTAGCTACAAGTTAACTGGTGTGGTTTATCACCATGGGCTTTCATCCAGCGGCGGGCATTACACAGCAGACGTACTACATcaggatgaagaaaaatGGTACAGAATTGATGATACGACTGTTACGGAAAtaaataaagaagaagttgtcaCAGGTGGCGAAGAGGGATCTCATTCAAGAACAGCATACATTCTGATCTATCAAAGAGCTTAAATTAAACTGGAGTTGAAACCACAGCTAGCTTGCTCGATCTTATAATCTGCGACCTCTTTTTAGCGATATATTAACGGTATCTcatattaataataatatataccataggatatatatataaagcACAGGTATTATTTCTTTAAGTTCCGTCCGTGGCATTTAGTAATAGTGGTAGCAGTAGTAGATTGgtattactactactagCCACTTCTACGAGCCACCTGACATCGAATCttaaatcacgtgatgctaaaaacaaaaggtGCGAAAGAACAACGAATTctaaatattattatttatgtGTATGTAAGTAAGTGTATttaattcaaaatattaacgAACGAAGGCAAAACAGGATGGAATTAAAATCTCCTTATCTACCCTACTTATTATGGAACAGTTCTTACTTGGAGACCTTCTCCTAGTACGGTAGCGGTACTACTAGTAACCACTAAGAGCCAAAACACGACACCCTGAGTAGAAAGTTACTCTATTAAATCTTAAAATGAACTTCAAAACTGcaattattattacagTTGTACAAAATGAGCTATAATAGCAACCAAACCGGCGAAACCAACGTTCAACTTGGAACCACCTGCAACGGACTGGATTTCGAAGGTAGTAGATTGTGGTGGGTTGCTTGATGTTACAAGTGTTGTGGTTGGTGCAGAGGGAGATACTGGTGGAGCTGATGAAGGGGATGAAGCAGCGGTTGTAGATGGTTTAACTGAGGGAATTGATGGAGTCAATGTAACGGTGGCTGATGAAGTGGAGGGTGTTAGTGGAGTATCTGTTGGAGGAGTTGGTGGAGCTGGTGGAGGCGATGAAACAGCGGTTGATGGTTTAATAACCGATGGAGCTGGAGGAGTGACAACTGGTACAGTGCATGGACAGTCAGAGATCGTCAACGTGGTTGCTTCTGTGACAACATAAGTATTATCGTTAGTGACAATAGTGGTTGGCTCCGGGCAGTAGGTTGTAAACTCAGTGACCACTTCCCAACTTATTTCGGTGGTCGTATTCTCGTGTGGTGCAGGATATGACACCGATGGAACCTCTGGATGAGATGAAATAGCTGATTTCGATGGAATAGCGGTTGTAGATGGTTTAATAACCGAGGGAGCTGGAGGAGTGACAACTGGTACAGTGCATGGACAGTCAGAGATCGTCAACGTGGTTGCTTCTGTGACAACATAAGTATTATCGTTAGTGACAATAGTGGTTGGCTCCGGGCAGTAGGTTGTAAACTCAGTGACCACTTCCCAACTTATTTCGGTGGTTGTGTTTTCGTGTGGGATAGGATATGGCACTGGTGGAACCTCTGAAGGAGAAACAACGGAAGTAGATGGCTTGACAGCGGTCGTAGATGAGGCATTGAATGTAGGTGGTACAGcggatgaagatggtatAACGATTGAGGGAGCTGGAGGAGTGACAACTGGTACAGTGCATGGACAGTCAGTGATCGTCAACGTGGTTGCTTCTGTGACAACATAAGTATTATCGTTAGTGACAATAGTGGTTGGCTCCGGGCAGTAGGTTGTAAACTCAGTGACCACTTCCCAACTTATTTCGGTGGTCGTATTCTCGTGTGGTACAGGATATGGCACTGGTGGGACCTCTGAAGGAGAAACAACGGAAGTAGATGGCTTGACAGCGGTCGTAGATGAGGCATTGAATGTAGGTGGTACAGcggatgaagatggtacAACGATTGAGGGAGCTGGAGGAGTTACAACTGGTACAGTGCATGGACAGTCAGTGATCGTCAACGTGGTTGCTTCTGTGACAACATAAGTATTATCGTTAGTGACAATAGTGGTTGGCTCCGGGCAGTAGGTTGTAAACTCAGTGACCACTTCCCAACTTATTTCGGTGGTCGTATTCTCGTGTGGTGCAGGATATGACACCGATGGAACCTCTGGATGAGATGAAATAGCTGATTTCGATGGAATAGCGGTTGTAGATGGTTTAATAACCGAGGGAACTGGAGGAGTGACAACTGGTACAGTGCATGGACAGTCAGTGATCGTCAACGTGGTTGCTTCTGTGGCAACATAAGTATTATCATTAGTGATAATAGTAGTCGGTTCCGGACAGTATATTTCATAATTTGCCACCACCGTCCAATTGAACGCGCTAGCTGTATATTCCTGTATATCAGGTGGTAAAGCGGCAGCGATGGTTGGTAGGTCTACTACTTGCGTCGCGTCTCCAGTTGCATGTTCTATTGGCGTTCTTAGCGTGTCAGATTCTAGCgattgattcaaatatgAGCCATAAGTGATAGAGGCGAACGCAGCTATCAATGTCAATTCAGACAACTTCATTTTGATACAAATGGTTGTAGATGATCTAAAAATCCTGGATGATTTCCTTCGACTGATCTATTTTTATATCCAGTAGCACTTGAGGGATGTTATTGGCTTCAGCTCTACctttatatatgtgtgcAAGAATACGGGATGTAAAAATCACACAGCCAAATCGGCTGCCTGCCTGTGTCAAGAATAGAATTAATTACCTTCTCCGTTGGGTGTAGTATTCCATTGAATActaaatttattatttcacATTTTGTTTccataaataaataatacGTGCAGGAGATCTGTCCAGGTACTGCGGCATAGCATCATGAAGGCACTTGTACGTCCCCGATATAATCTTCCGTGTCCGGGCAAGTAAATGATTAATACCTTTACCTGGAATTTAAACACTATGGAGATTGGTTTGTTAATTTTGATCTAGATAATTCCAACAAGCATGCTTCTCCATATAGCATGCTACAAAAATAATACATTTGTGAAACACAATTCCTTCAAGTTGTCTACTGTTTTGTTACTTGTGAGCATTAAATCAAACTATTGTATGGGGGCAGCGCTTCGCTGCCTaatcaaattaaaaaatctCGCCACAAAGCGCCAGCCATTTTGTCTTCTCTCAAACGTGGATCGTATTGGCAATATGAGCCTCTTCATCTGAAATCTTGTTCATCCGCCTCCTCCCTGTCAGATCGCGTGCTGAAATTCTATGCTTGCCCGAAGTTATTAAACAGGCACGCGTAGTTCCTATATGACGGTGAATGACTGCGCTACTAGCTACTCTACTTAAGATCTTACACATGCAACGCAGTTTTGCCAAACGCTGGAAGTACCTATTATCCCTAAACAGGAAAAATGTAAATAGTTTTCGAAAAAGGGTGGCTCTCGAGCACAGAAAAATATGCAGTGAGCAGCGGTTGAATAGAAGAACGAGCATAACTATTATTAAAACTTCTAAGTATATAGTATTGTTTGATCAACCTTCACTGTCGTATACTACAGAACATTGGGCCGTCCCTAAATTACTAGACACTGTGAAAGCTTGGTTATCTTGTGTAGATGGGGAATGACTTTCAGAGGAGATTTGTAGATCAGCTGTTCGATCCGAACTTGAGAAATCATTGGTTTCCCCTTTACTTCTTTTCTTAGACTTGTATTCGTGGCTGTCATTCTCGAAGGCAACGAAGCCTGTCGATTCTTCGGGCTCAAGGGGCTGGTAACTATTTATATGCATCGCAGATGCCGATAGTACTCCTAAtttttgcttcttttttttcgTAAAACCTCCTTGGAAGAGATTAAATCGGGGCTATTGTTCCGCTGCCTTAAGGAAAAGTATGATTCCTCGTTCGATGGATATCCTGGCACTGCCTTGGTAACATCGGCTTTTTCTGGTTCATGATGGGATGGGCTTCCACGACCTCCTTGTGGTAGTAATAAAAGGGAAGGCGCTTCTGAAGTCACAGACACAACGGATAGTTCTACGTCGAGTGTGGGAGAAGCTGGGTACACGGTTTGATCGCATGTGTGTGTGGGTGTTTGCGCAACGACTGCGTTGTCCGAAAATGACCGGAATTGTTTGGCATAATTGTCTGCTTGGACTCTAGTTGGAGAACTTCTTTCACATTGTTGTGGTTTCCTGGGCACCTGATTGTATGCAGAATTAAGACCGGAATTTGCAGCACCCAGCGCTCTGAACCACccatttgaatcaattgTTAACTTAACCAGCTCATGCTCATCTTCAGTAGGATGGGTTGTGTCACTAAATGTTGCTGGGTTACTCATTAATGGGAATACAACTGCAATTCTAATTCTCTTTGGAACCCCACCTTTCCTTCCATTATGTAGTTTAGACAGACCAGCCGGACTCCAGTCCCAGAACAATCCTATTCTATAGCGAACAAAAACCTCCCACCTAGAATCTTTCCCACCAACACTGGCATTCGCAACAAGTGCACTTTTTAGAGTTTGAACATGACGTTTCTTTTCGGATTTTACAAGGAATGAAGCTGCATCCCCCCCAAATGAGACCAAACTTTGATCGGAGTAGTCTTGGTACGCCGTGTTCATTGAATCATTGAGCATTATGATGCAAGACCTGTGCTTGTTTACATATCTTGTCAGTTGTGTCATTAACACAATCATGCTAcgatttttaaaaccatGCAAAGTGCTATTGGCTTTCCATATCTTATAATTCATATGTGCATGTAAATAATCTATCACAATTTGGGACATTCCTTCTAGTATAATCAAGTCGTACCTCTCATTAAGTTCCTGGAAGAAGTAGACCAGCTGACTAAATTTTGTGATACGTAAAGTGTCCAACTTTCCCTCGAGTTCTGAATCCTGTGACTTACACCTAGAAACAAGGTTTAGTGGGGTAGTCTTATGGCCGTCAATCACTAGAATACACTTACTGTTGTTCTCATGAATGAGTTGAAGTCCAAAATGTGTTTTCCCGATTCCTGGCGGGCCATAAACCTCATATATAGATCTGGATTGCAAGCCGCCAGATAATGCCTCATCCAGCTCTGGAATACCTGTAGTCAAATGATCTAAACTTTCTTCGACGAGTTGTGACAGAGAGACACCTAATGACATTACTCAAATACACTAGGCTCAACATGCGCTCTATTTGTTTAACAGAAAGCTTAAATATTGATGTTTCTTGTTGAACTTTAAAAGGTTGGAATTCGCGCGTTTTCGTGCCTCTTCTCTCACGCTAACCCTCTCCCTAGTAGAACGTTCAGTTTCGAAGTTGAACGGAAAGTACAGCGCTTTAGAATGGCCTAGATAGttcatttatataatatttattgattACATTTAGAGCTTGTTGATGcataaaaaacaaaataatagcctattaataattaatataaaaatacaCCAGAATAAATCTAAGATCAAAAGGATTGGTTCATACTATAGGAAATAGTCCATCTGTGGCTTTTTGGTTGGAATAATTGCATTCCCACAGTTATCTTGAGCAGGTACTGCTTCAAATATAGTATAATTTCTAGTAAAGTCGTCCTCGATACGCAGGACTGCAGCAACGTTTCCGCATCTGTAGCAATAATTTGGCGCCGACCACACGGTCACGAGGCCACCATCGAACATTTCTTTATAACCCTCCATTACCAATTGATGGGCACGGGCAATTAGGCTAATAGAATTTTTATGTAAGAATTGGTTAACCTCattctttccaaataaGAATCCAGCGCCTCTTGGAGACAATGACCACGTCTCAACCTCATCAGGATCACTCCACAGCAAATCGCACATCGCTCCCTCATGGGGTACTTCCTGCTTCCTGTCTATAGATCGTATTTCGTCAATAGCAGTGACATCGGGTGATAGTCCCCCATGTACACAGAATATCTGTTCATTTATGATCGCCCCAAGAGATAAATAGTCAAACACTTCACAGCAGTATCTCCATACATTTGAATTCCCATACTTCCTTATAACCTCATCATAGAAACCATAAACTTTGGTGATCTGGCGTGTCTCATGGTTACCTCTAATCAATGTGATCCGGTCTGGATACCTCAATTTGTAAcacagcagcaacaaaaaGCTCTCCAAAGAGTAAAATCCTCGATCTACAAAGTCTCCCAAAAATATAAACCTATTATTCTCAACCCCATCAGACTTCTCAAATAAAGTAAGCAGATCATGAAGCTGCCCATGAATATCTCCACAAATAGTTACAGGGGTATCAACATGCGTCACATTGGATTCATTAATCAGCAGCTCCTGGCACTTTAAACATAATTCGTAGATCGTCTCCTCCGGAATATGCTTGCTCTGCCTTAACAAGCTAATTATTTCGTCTAATTGCATCCCAACTACCTCTTTTCCGCTATATGTCTCAATAATCCTCCTTGATACCCTCTAAAAATACATTGGATGGCCGCTCAACCTCTGCATCCTCCATCTAGCGTTAGGACTACATTTTCTTAAACCGTTCTCGAAGTCCTCGAagcattttcaactttaagaatcacgtttcttttttcctcGAGCATGtgtgtcacgtgacctcGAGATGGCCGTTGTCCGGTTTGACTATGTATGTAACAAATGACAGTAAGTTTCAGAATGTGTTGGcatattgaagaagtacAAATGATAACAAGATAACGTAAGTAGGTTATAAGGCTTGCCGGAATTTAGGTAAGAATGGATATAAACATGTCGAATATGGAATTACTTGTTGAGTCTAATAGGGGGATGTTTTCTACAGACAAACTAGATTTGTATCCCAGAAATTATGAGGATCTGAAGCAGTTTCTGTTAGTACACTCTCTGGAGGATGACAAATGTGACACTTTGGTAGATACTGGAGTAAGTTATTTACCAAGGCAGAAAACAATGGGGAAGGCAGCGATGATGGATATTGATATtgagaagaagttgtttttAGAGTATGCGAAATATAAGGCTAATGGAAGCCCACAGGATAGGTTTCTTAAACTATTACTGGAAcctaaagaaaaagaattgttgCTTGGCATGGCCGGTGTTTTGCGGGAGCAGGTAGATACCTACGAGCAGGTTTTCAAGGACAAGTCTTTGTTATGGGATAGACAAAGTAGGCAACAATTGCAGGAAGGGCAACATCTTGAAGAGGTTGCATCATATTTAATTTCATCGATGATTCAAAAGGGCATAGAAATTCAGTCTCAAGGAGATAGCACAGAGACACTGGATACCAGAGATATGTGTAAGCTATGCATAGACTCATTATTAGAGCAGTGCCAGACAGTGGTAGCTCAAGGACCATCTATTGAAAATAGTTCTGAGAGTGATGTAAAAGCGGAAAAAAGTCGCCACAGTAATGCTGGTGAACTAAAAACCGCCTTTCAGGATCTACAATTAGCGCATAAGTTTTTGACAGagaaatttgaagatgatcGTAAACAGTATTTACAGCAAATTGAACAGTTGGAAAGGACGAATCGTGAGCTGCAACAAGAACTATTAAATTATCATTCCCAATTAAGCAAAGCTCGTGAACAGATTAACAAACTAGAGTCTGCTACGCCGCCTACTTCAGTTTCCACGGAACATAACACGCCAATacaagatatattttccaagtcACCTCCCTCCATGGGCAGTACCTCCAGCATATCTTCACCTGCTTCCATGTCTTTCGTTATAATGAAACAGGAATTCAAGAAGCTACTGAGCGAAACCCAGAACAAGTATGAAAGGGAACTAAAAGATGAACGGGACCTTCGCAAAAAATTAGAGGCTCAGTTATCAAGTAGGTTTTAAATCGTATCCTGTTAACACCAATATCCTGGTGCTGTAGTATTGTACTctaaaaaattaaacttGTATTTTAGTAATATGAAACGCATCCTATATTACTAAAACAGGTTGAAAGCGGACTGTAAATCATGAAATATAAGACCTGCCACCTCATTCAAGCTATTAGTACAGAATTTtaagttttaaaaaatgtgcttttgtattttttacatacatatatctCTGACTCTGCTGGATTCAGgcatttatatataatgcC
This Eremothecium cymbalariae DBVPG#7215 chromosome 5, complete sequence DNA region includes the following protein-coding sequences:
- the RAD55 gene encoding putative DNA-dependent ATPase RAD55 (similar to Ashbya gossypii AGR137W) → MSLGVSLSQLVEESLDHLTTGIPELDEALSGGLQSRSIYEVYGPPGIGKTHFGLQLIHENNSKCILVIDGHKTTPLNLVSRCKSQDSELEGKLDTLRITKFSQLVYFFQELNERYDLIILEGMSQIVIDYLHAHMNYKIWKANSTLHGFKNRSMIVLMTQLTRYVNKHRSCIIMLNDSMNTAYQDYSDQSLVSFGGDAASFLVKSEKKRHVQTLKSALVANASVGGKDSRWEVFVRYRIGLFWDWSPAGLSKLHNGRKGGVPKRIRIAVVFPLMSNPATFSDTTHPTEDEHELVKLTIDSNGWFRALGAANSGLNSAYNQVPRKPQQCERSSPTRVQADNYAKQFRSFSDNAVVAQTPTHTCDQTVYPASPTLDVELSVVSVTSEAPSLLLLPQGGRGSPSHHEPEKADVTKAVPGYPSNEESYFSLRQRNNSPDLISSKEVLRKKRSKN
- a CDS encoding uncharacterized protein (similar to Ashbya gossypii AGR138W), which produces MKLSELTLIAAFASITYGSYLNQSLESDTLRTPIEHATGDATQVVDLPTIAAALPPDIQEYTASAFNWTVVANYEIYCPEPTTIITNDNTYVATEATTLTITDCPCTVPVVTPPVPSVIKPSTTAIPSKSAISSHPEVPSVSYPAPHENTTTEISWEVVTEFTTYCPEPTTIVTNDNTYVVTEATTLTITDCPCTVPVVTPPAPSIVVPSSSAVPPTFNASSTTAVKPSTSVVSPSEVPPVPYPVPHENTTTEISWEVVTEFTTYCPEPTTIVTNDNTYVVTEATTLTITDCPCTVPVVTPPAPSIVIPSSSAVPPTFNASSTTAVKPSTSVVSPSEVPPVPYPIPHENTTTEISWEVVTEFTTYCPEPTTIVTNDNTYVVTEATTLTISDCPCTVPVVTPPAPSVIKPSTTAIPSKSAISSHPEVPSVSYPAPHENTTTEISWEVVTEFTTYCPEPTTIVTNDNTYVVTEATTLTISDCPCTVPVVTPPAPSVIKPSTAVSSPPPAPPTPPTDTPLTPSTSSATVTLTPSIPSVKPSTTAASSPSSAPPVSPSAPTTTLVTSSNPPQSTTFEIQSVAGGSKLNVGFAGLVAIIAHFVQL
- the PPH3 gene encoding phosphoprotein phosphatase PP4 catalytic subunit PPH3 (similar to Ashbya gossypii AGR136W) — translated: MQLDEIISLLRQSKHIPEETIYELCLKCQELLINESNVTHVDTPVTICGDIHGQLHDLLTLFEKSDGVENNRFIFLGDFVDRGFYSLESFLLLLCYKLRYPDRITLIRGNHETRQITKVYGFYDEVIRKYGNSNVWRYCCEVFDYLSLGAIINEQIFCVHGGLSPDVTAIDEIRSIDRKQEVPHEGAMCDLLWSDPDEVETWSLSPRGAGFLFGKNEVNQFLHKNSISLIARAHQLVMEGYKEMFDGGLVTVWSAPNYCYRCGNVAAVLRIEDDFTRNYTIFEAVPAQDNCGNAIIPTKKPQMDYFL
- the PEA2 gene encoding Pea2p (similar to Ashbya gossypii AGR135C); translated protein: MDINMSNMELLVESNRGMFSTDKLDLYPRNYEDLKQFLLVHSLEDDKCDTLVDTGVSYLPRQKTMGKAAMMDIDIEKKLFLEYAKYKANGSPQDRFLKLLLEPKEKELLLGMAGVLREQVDTYEQVFKDKSLLWDRQSRQQLQEGQHLEEVASYLISSMIQKGIEIQSQGDSTETLDTRDMCKLCIDSLLEQCQTVVAQGPSIENSSESDVKAEKSRHSNAGELKTAFQDLQLAHKFLTEKFEDDRKQYLQQIEQLERTNRELQQELLNYHSQLSKAREQINKLESATPPTSVSTEHNTPIQDIFSKSPPSMGSTSSISSPASMSFVIMKQEFKKLLSETQNKYERELKDERDLRKKLEAQLSSRF